GGTAAAGTCGACGATGTAGACGAGCCCGTCGGCGTCGACGTCCATCGCCCGGGGCCGCCACAAACGGCCGTCGACGAGACCTCGGCGGGACCAGACACTCTGCAGCCGGCCAAGCGTGCCGCCGGTCTGGTCGCACCCGCCGCAGGCGGCCAGCGCGGCCCCGGCGGCGATCGATCGGCAGAATTCTCGACGGTTCATGCGGCTCTCAACCCAGGTATGCGACGCCCCGCGCGGCCCGCTAAGCCGCATGGTACGCGAGATCGCACGCGAGTGCAGCTCTTGCCCTAATCCTTTGCAAGCGAGCAACTTGCGATCCGAGCCCCCGGACCGAGCCGCTTGACCCTGCCATTATTCGAGGGGTATAAAGTCTTGGCTAGCACCGGGCGGGCCCGGGCGCCTAACGGTAAGTCGTCGGTTGGCTGCGGATCACGTCGTTCACGGCTCGTCGATTCGGGGCACGCGGGTCGCGCCGCCGACAGCGCCTCGCAGGAGGCTCGCCTTACCTTCCCAACCGATTCAAGTTAACGCGTCAGGGCACTATGCCGCCGATTGTCATCGAAGTCGCCCGAGCGGATGACATCCGGGACGTGGTGCACCGCGCCGTCCAGGCGCTGGCGGAGGGGGAGCTGGTGGTCATGCCCACCGAGACCGTCTACGGAGTCGCCGCCAGCGCGTGCAGCGCGGCGGGCATGCGCCGACTGGCGGAGCTGAAGCAGCGGGGCAGCAACTCGCCCTTCGCCCTGGCGGTCAAGAGCGCTCAGGAGCTGGAGGATTACGCCCCCACGGCCCCGCCGCTGGCGCGGCGGCTCGCCCGCCGGGCGTGGCCCGGGCCGGTGACGCTGGTGGTTGACACGCCGAGCGACGGCGGCCTGATCAACCAGCTGCCGGACGAAACCCGCCAGCACGTCTGCCCCAACGGCACGGTCGGCCTGCGGTGCCCGGCGCACAGGATTGTGCAGGACGTGCTGCGGATGATCCCGGGGCCGCTGGCGTTGTCGAGCGCCAACTTGCACGGCGAGCCCGACACGCTCTCGGCGCGGGACGCCGCCAAGGCGCTGGGCGACCACGTGGCGTTGGTCATGGACGACGGCCCGGCCCACTACGGCCAGCCATCTTCGGTCGTGCGGGTGGACGGCTCGTCGCACAAAGTACTGAGGGAGGGCGTTGTGGGGGCTTCCACCATCGACCGGCTGTCGCGATTCATGGTGCTGATGGTCTGCACCGGCAACACCTGCCGCAGCCCGATGGCTGAGATGCTGATGCGCTGCAAGCTGGCCAAGAAGCTCGGCTGCGGCGTCGACGAACTCGAGGAGCGTGGCGTGATGGTCGGCTCGGCCGGCGTGAACGCCGGCGGCGGCTCGCCCGCCAGCCCCGAGGCGGCCGCGCTGATGGCCGAGCTGGGCTGCCCGCTCGACAAGCACCTGTCGCAGCAGCTCACCGAGCAGCTAGTACGCTCGGCCGACATGATCGTCACCATGACCCACGGCCACCGCCGGGCCATCCTGGCGTCGTGGCCGGACGCCGCGTCCCGCATCAGGCCGCTGCTCCCCGAGGCCGACCTGAGCGATCCCATCGGCGGATCGGCCGCGGTCTACCGCGCGTGCGCCGACCAGATTGAGAAAGCGCTAGACCCGCACGTCGACGAGGTCGTCGCCGGCGTCGGGTCGGGCGAGTAGCCAGCCCGCGCAGGCCCCGCCCGCAGCGAAGCGAAACCGCGAACCATCGAGGACGAGGACACTACCATGCGTATCGCCGTTGGCAGCGACCACCGTGGGTACCACCTGAAGGACAAGATCGTGTCGTTCCTGAAGTCGAACGACCACGAGGTGCAGGACGTCGGCGCCCGCGGCGACGAGAGCGTCGACTACCCCGACTTCGCCGCCGTGGTCGCCAAGAAGGTGAGCGACGGCGAGATCGACCGCGGCATCCTGATCTGCGGCACGGGCATCGGCATGGCGATCGCCGCCAACAAGTTCCGCGGCGTCCGGGCGGCGCCGTGCACCGACGAGGTCACCGCCGAGATCAGCCGCCGGCACAACGACCTCAACGTGCTCTGCCTGTCGGCCGACCTGCTCAGCCCGCGGGTCGTGGAACGGATGGTGGACGTGTGGGTCAACACCGAGTTCGAAGCGGGCCGGCACGGGCGGCGGATCGAGAAGATCACGAAAATCGAATCCGACAACTGCTGCAACTAGCCCGGCGATAGTCACGCGTCTGCCGGGCGGAGCAGACGTTTCCCCCCTGAATCCCGCCGATCCCCATGCGCCGATCTCCCGATCAGCTCCGTGAAGACGCTCTGGCCATCTGGCGGGCCGGCGTCGACGCCGTCGACCCGCTGCGGCTCCTGCCCGAGGTTGTGCAGGCAGAGGACGAGCTGCTAGTCGTAGGTGATACTTCGTTCGAACTGGATCTGGTCGGCCGCATCCTGGTAGTGGGCGGCGGCAAAGCGGGCGCCGGCATGGCCCTCGGCCTCGAGCAGGCGCTCGGCCCCCGTATCCTCGCCGAGAAGCAGGTGTCCGGCCTGCTGAGCGTGCCGGCCGACTGCCTGGCGGCGACGCAGGCCATCCGCCTGGTCGCGGGACGGCCGGCTGGCGTCAACGAGCCACGGGCGGAGGGCGCAGCGGCGGCGGAGGAGATGCTCCGCCTGGTGGCCGACCTGCAGCCTACGGACCTCTGCCTGTGCCTGCTGTCGGGCGGCGGATCGGCCCTGCTGCCGGCGCCGATCGACGGCATCACGCTTGATCAGAAGGCGGCGGTCACTCGACTGCTCAGTGGCGCCGGCGCCGACATCCAGCAGCTCAACACGGTCCGCAAGCAGCTCAGCCGCATCAAAGGGGGCGGGCTCGCCAGGGCGTGCCGCGCGGCGCAGATGGTGACCCTGATCATCTCCGACGTGCTGGGCGACCCGCTCGAGTCGATTGCCTCGGGCCCGACGGTCCAGAACCCCGACTCCGTCGCCGACGCGCTGCGGGTGTTCGACGACCTCGGGATTGCCGACCACCCGGACGCGCAGCCGGTGATCGCGGCGCTGCAGGCCAAGCCCCCGGCGCAAGACGGGCCCGCGTCGTGTGTGGTCGATAACGTGGTGATCGCCAACAACGCGTCGGCGGTCGACTCGGCCGGCATGGAGGCAGAACGCCGTGGCTACAGCCACGCGATGGACTGCGCGATCCAGAGCGAAGGCCCCGCCGAGCAGGTCGGCCGCGACCTGGCGCGGATGGCGTTGCACATGCGCGACAACGTGGGCCCCGACTGCCTGATCACCGGCGGCGAGCCAACCGTCAAGCTGGCGGACGCGGCGGTGCGCGGCCGCGGCGGCCGCAACCAGCAGCTCACCCTCGCGGCCCTCGAGCAGCTCGGCGACTGCCGCGACATCGCCCTGCTCTCCGGAGGCACCGACGGCGAGGACGGCCCGACCGACGCGGCGGGCGCCGTGGTCGATGCGGGCGTGGCCCAGCGGGCCGCGGGCCTGGGTCTCGACGCGGCCGACTCGCTCCGCCGCAACGACGCCTACACGTTCTTCCAGCAGGCCGACGGCTTGCTCCAGACCGGCCCGACCGGCACCAACGTCTGCGACGTGCGCGTGGTGACCGTCAGTCAAACCTGAACAGCGGCCGCCGCACCCGCGGCTGGGCGCCCACCACGTCGCGGCGGGCTGCCTGCACCTCAGGGGTCACCGGCCAGCAGGGGTCGACCTCGAGGGCGTGCGAGGTGCGCGGCTTCTGGCCGGGCTTCACGACCGCCAGGATCTTGCCGTCCCACTCCCGCTGGAATCGAGGGATCGCCACCCGCGAGTTGCCGCGGAGTGGGTCGGCCACAAACACCCGCGACCCGACCACTCCCCGCAGCACGACAAAGTGCTTGAAGTCGCCCTGGACGAGCCGCACCACGACCGGCATCGGCAGCCCGCTGAGCTTGTCGAACTTCAGCTCGAGCGTGGCCGACGCGTAGCCGAGACGCTTGGCCGCGGTGGCCAGGTCCTCCATCGAGAGCCCGTTCTCTTGCCGGTCCGCCAGCTCGTCGGCGTTCAGCCTTCCGAGCGCGGCGTTCAGCACCGCCTCCTCGCCGATGGGCGCCTCGTAGTAGTACTTCAGAATCGTCGCCAGCGAAGCGGCGCCGCAGGTGTACTCTTTGCTCTGCGCCACCATGTTCTGCCGCCTGACCGTCCGCCACGACGCCACCGGCTTTGAAAACTGCCGGCCCGGCGCCAGGTAGACGGAATCTAGCGCGAGCCCCTCGGCTCGGCCGTCGTGCAAGCCGAAGCAGCCCAGGCTAGTAAGAAGGGCGGCGGCGATTCCAGTGCGTGGCTTCATGCTCGGCTAGAACCTGCGGGTGAAGATCACGCCGGTCGAGACCGTGGTGGTGACTTCCGTGAGGCCCGCCGACATGAACACCTCCCAGAAGTCCTGCGGCGCGGTGCGGATGATGCACGAGTGCCGCAGCGACGCCACGTCGACCCCGCTGTTTTCGATGTCGATGCCGGCGACCTTTGTGTCGAACTGGTGGGCCAGCTCGAACTGAACGCTGTAGGTGACCTCGTCGTTGATCGCCAGGCCCATCCCGTGCGTCAGCGTAAGCTCTTCGCCCGGCTGGATCCGCTGGCCGAACACGGTGCGTTCGAACCGGTGCGTGTAACCCGCCGAAGCAAAGACCACCACCGGGTCGTAGGTGCGGGTCCAGTTCACCGCGGTCGAGACCGCCCAGAAGCCGCTCCCCAGGAACGCGGTCGCCGATGATGGGGCGAGCAGCGCGTTGCTGCCGGTCGGGGCGCCGAGGCTCAGCGTCAGCACCACGTCGGAGCACTCGTCGTGGCCGTCTCGGAGCAGGAAGCTGGCGCCCAGCTGGATGTCCCCCAGCCCGAAGTCGTCGTCGGACAGCTGACCCACCGCGTGCGCCTGCTCGACGGTAGCGAGCCCCACCGGCGCCACAAGCGACGGCTGGAACCGCTCGGAGTAGCCGTAACGCACCGCATAGGTCGCGAGGAACGTCCGCGCGGCGGTGATCTCCGGCACCACGGCTCCGCCGTCGAGCACCGCGAGGAACGTCGTCTCCCCCAACGCATACTCGATGCTCCGTTCGATCTCTACCGTGCCCGGCCGCAGCAGCACGGTCGACTGGCGCAAGAAGTCCAGCGTGTCGTCCGGCGGCTCTTGACCGAGCTTGTCGTCCTTCTTCTGGTCACCAGCGCCGTCTGTCGTGGCTGATCCCTTGCTGCCCTGCGGGCGAGGCGGAACAGGCGGTGGCGGCGGGGGGACGATCTCCGTAGTCGCGGGCGGGTTGGTCGTCCCGACACCTGCGATGGAGTCCGGGCCATTGCCAGGCCCCAGCGGAGGCTCCTGGTCGATCGTTGCCGGCAGGCCAGCCAGCGGCGGGGGAGAGAATAGCGCCGCGGACTTCGCCGCTGCATGTCGATGCTCCGATCCGACCAACGCCACGCACACGGTGGCGATCAGCAGGAAGTGACGGCTAAGAATCATACAGGCTCGCGGGGCGGCGATTGGCGGGCGTCGGTGCGTAATCCAAGCCTTCGCACCGGCCGGAAAGACTGCCGGTTGCGTAGGTTCAACGGCTGATCGCTGCGCGGTGGGGTCGCAGTGGGACTCGAGGCGGGTTCGCTTGTTCGTTGGGATCGTCCGGCCGCCGCCGTGGAAACCACGTTCTCGCTGAGGTCGCGGTAACTACGCAACTGCGTGGTGAAGGGGGCGCGACCCCACCGCACGGGTGGCGGTAGGTTTTTCCCCACTCGAATTGAACCGCTGCTTATTGCGGCTAGCATCGAACTTGACCTGGCCAGGTCGCCTCCCACCTCGTCCTCCCACTCGAATCTGGAGAAATATCATGCAGAAGTACCTCTTTTCCGCGCTGACGGTCGCCGCCCTCACCGTCCTCCCGACCGCCGCCAACGCCGATGGAATCTCGGCCGAACGCCAAGCCGACGCCCAGGCCGTCGCCGACGTGCTTGGTCTCGGTTCGGGCGACTTCCAGGTCCTGACCGCCGACGAGGCGCAGCAGGTCCGCGGCACCGGCGGCCTGCTGTCGCTGCACCGCCTGCACGTCCGGGCGAACGCCCGCGTGAAGGCTCGCGTCAACGTGCTGAACGTTGTCAAGGTCAAGGCGCGGGTTGGCGCCCGCGTCCGGGTCCGCTAGGGCGGCAGCTGGCGGCCATCGCCGCCCTTCCGTAGTCGGGGAGGGCGGCATGGCCGCGTCTTGCAGATTCGAAGCACAACCGTTGCTTCGTCTTACCCGATGACCAGGCGGATCAGCTCCGGCACGCTGCCGACGCCGGTCTTCTCGAAGATCTTCGCCCGGTGCTTCTCCACCGTCTTGGGGCTGATGCCCAACAGATTAGCGGCCTCGATGGTAGTCCTGGCGTCGACAAGCAGGTCGAGCACCTCTCGCTCCCGCTTCGATAGCCTCTGCAGCGCCGCTTCCCGCGTTGTACACTCTCGCAGGCGTTGCTCCGCGGCGTCGAGGGCGTCGCCCACCGCGGCGAGCAGGCGCGCCTCATCGACGGGCTTGTCGAGAAAGTCGGCGGCGCCACGCTGCATGGCCGCCACCACGTCGGGAGTCGCGCCGAACCCAGAGATCACGATCACCTGGATCAACACATTCCTCTCGATCAACATCCGCTGCAGCCCGAGCGCACTGGCGCCCGGCAGCCGCAGGTCGGACACCAGGCACTCTACCGGCCGGGGGCGGTACTCGCTGAGGAAGTGCTCGGCCGACCGGTAGCACAGCGTTTCGACGCCCAGCGGCGTGACTAGCTCGGCGAGGTTGTCGCGGAACTCGGCCTCGTCGTCGACGATGTGCACGGCGCGGCGCGTAGCCGCCCCGTCACTCCCCTGACGGGCGATGGAAACTCCCGTCTTGCTCATTGCGCGGCCCCCGTTGAACCGGGCATCGCGATCACGGGGTCCAGACGCCCCCCACCAGCCAAGCCAGCCGACAACCCCACGGTCCAGGTCCCGCAACCGCACACGGGCGCGTCACCGCTCCCGGGCGTTGTGGCCGCCTGGTCGCTGCGGTCAGCGGCCCCCTCCCCATCTTCGGCGGTGAGCTGCTCGTACAGCTCACGCAGCGCCCAGGATGCTTCGCGCGTGCTGCGGATGATTCTTCGTAGGCGGTGCTCTAGCTCTGGGTCATCGCCGGGGGCGACCCGCCGCAGCGCGAGCTGCGCGTGCGACGCCGCCACGCTGAGCGGGGTGTTGATCTCGTGCATCACGTCGCTCAGCGTCGCAGTTCCGCGCATAGTGGCCCGCTGTTGGCGGCGGGTGCTCTCGGGTGGGTAAGGAAGCCAGACCTGGCGGCGGCGGCCCTGCGCAATCCTAGCCGCGCACTCACCGCCTGCGGCGATCGACCTCTGCGTACAAACCACACCCGCCCGAAGCGGAGGCCGCGGACAATCGCTATACTCACCACGCGTCCCCGCCGACCACAAGCACTCCCACCGCCCTGCTCCCCCGCCGTTCGCTTGAGACCGATCACCCACACCTACGAAGACCCGCTCTCGATCGTCTGGACGCACGCCGCGGCCCGGATGGGGATGCGGGTCGAACGCAGCCCGGAGGTGAACGCCTCGTGGGATGGCGCTGGCGTGCTGACGATCGGCACACCTGAAACGCTCGACCCCGACGACAGCCTGGCGCAGATGGTGCTGCACGAAACGTGCCACGCGCTGGTCGAGGGGCCCGAATGCCTAAGCAAACTCGACTGGGGACTCAGCAACACCGACCCCGCCAAGAAGGTGCACGAGCACGCCTGCCTGCGGGTTCAGGCGGCGCTCGCGGACACGGTCGGGATGCGGCGGTTCTTCGCCGCGACCACTATGTTCCGCGGCTACTACGACCGCCTGCCAGCCGACCCACTCGCCCCCGGCGACGACCCCGCCATCCTGCTCGCCCAGCCCGGCTGGGACCGCGCTCGCTCGGGGCCCTGGGCCGAAGCCTTGAGCGACGCGCTGCGGCGTTCGGCCGAGATCGCCCGCGCGCTAGACGGCGCGGCGGGCGAGGGCTCGCTATGGCACGGCCAGGGCAGCCGGTAAGGAGTGCTACTCCAGCGGCTCGCCAAACGGCGACTCGCGACGCGGCATAAAGCGGCACAACGCGATGCCGCCGAAGTAGAGGAACGTCAGCGGCACGGCCAGCAGGATCATGCTGCCCGGGTCCGAGGGTGTGAGCAGCATCGACAGGATGGCGATGACCAGCACAGCGATCTTCCAGTGCTTTGAGAAGTCAGCGGCGCCAAACACG
This genomic interval from Posidoniimonas corsicana contains the following:
- a CDS encoding histidine kinase dimerization/phospho-acceptor domain-containing protein, with the translated sequence MRGTATLSDVMHEINTPLSVAASHAQLALRRVAPGDDPELEHRLRRIIRSTREASWALRELYEQLTAEDGEGAADRSDQAATTPGSGDAPVCGCGTWTVGLSAGLAGGGRLDPVIAMPGSTGAAQ
- a CDS encoding response regulator transcription factor, with the translated sequence MSKTGVSIARQGSDGAATRRAVHIVDDEAEFRDNLAELVTPLGVETLCYRSAEHFLSEYRPRPVECLVSDLRLPGASALGLQRMLIERNVLIQVIVISGFGATPDVVAAMQRGAADFLDKPVDEARLLAAVGDALDAAEQRLRECTTREAALQRLSKREREVLDLLVDARTTIEAANLLGISPKTVEKHRAKIFEKTGVGSVPELIRLVIG
- a CDS encoding glycerate kinase type-2 family protein, producing MRRSPDQLREDALAIWRAGVDAVDPLRLLPEVVQAEDELLVVGDTSFELDLVGRILVVGGGKAGAGMALGLEQALGPRILAEKQVSGLLSVPADCLAATQAIRLVAGRPAGVNEPRAEGAAAAEEMLRLVADLQPTDLCLCLLSGGGSALLPAPIDGITLDQKAAVTRLLSGAGADIQQLNTVRKQLSRIKGGGLARACRAAQMVTLIISDVLGDPLESIASGPTVQNPDSVADALRVFDDLGIADHPDAQPVIAALQAKPPAQDGPASCVVDNVVIANNASAVDSAGMEAERRGYSHAMDCAIQSEGPAEQVGRDLARMALHMRDNVGPDCLITGGEPTVKLADAAVRGRGGRNQQLTLAALEQLGDCRDIALLSGGTDGEDGPTDAAGAVVDAGVAQRAAGLGLDAADSLRRNDAYTFFQQADGLLQTGPTGTNVCDVRVVTVSQT
- a CDS encoding L-threonylcarbamoyladenylate synthase → MPPIVIEVARADDIRDVVHRAVQALAEGELVVMPTETVYGVAASACSAAGMRRLAELKQRGSNSPFALAVKSAQELEDYAPTAPPLARRLARRAWPGPVTLVVDTPSDGGLINQLPDETRQHVCPNGTVGLRCPAHRIVQDVLRMIPGPLALSSANLHGEPDTLSARDAAKALGDHVALVMDDGPAHYGQPSSVVRVDGSSHKVLREGVVGASTIDRLSRFMVLMVCTGNTCRSPMAEMLMRCKLAKKLGCGVDELEERGVMVGSAGVNAGGGSPASPEAAALMAELGCPLDKHLSQQLTEQLVRSADMIVTMTHGHRRAILASWPDAASRIRPLLPEADLSDPIGGSAAVYRACADQIEKALDPHVDEVVAGVGSGE
- a CDS encoding transporter; its protein translation is MILSRHFLLIATVCVALVGSEHRHAAAKSAALFSPPPLAGLPATIDQEPPLGPGNGPDSIAGVGTTNPPATTEIVPPPPPPVPPRPQGSKGSATTDGAGDQKKDDKLGQEPPDDTLDFLRQSTVLLRPGTVEIERSIEYALGETTFLAVLDGGAVVPEITAARTFLATYAVRYGYSERFQPSLVAPVGLATVEQAHAVGQLSDDDFGLGDIQLGASFLLRDGHDECSDVVLTLSLGAPTGSNALLAPSSATAFLGSGFWAVSTAVNWTRTYDPVVVFASAGYTHRFERTVFGQRIQPGEELTLTHGMGLAINDEVTYSVQFELAHQFDTKVAGIDIENSGVDVASLRHSCIIRTAPQDFWEVFMSAGLTEVTTTVSTGVIFTRRF
- the rpiB gene encoding ribose 5-phosphate isomerase B, with the translated sequence MRIAVGSDHRGYHLKDKIVSFLKSNDHEVQDVGARGDESVDYPDFAAVVAKKVSDGEIDRGILICGTGIGMAIAANKFRGVRAAPCTDEVTAEISRRHNDLNVLCLSADLLSPRVVERMVDVWVNTEFEAGRHGRRIEKITKIESDNCCN
- a CDS encoding C39 family peptidase, with translation MKPRTGIAAALLTSLGCFGLHDGRAEGLALDSVYLAPGRQFSKPVASWRTVRRQNMVAQSKEYTCGAASLATILKYYYEAPIGEEAVLNAALGRLNADELADRQENGLSMEDLATAAKRLGYASATLELKFDKLSGLPMPVVVRLVQGDFKHFVVLRGVVGSRVFVADPLRGNSRVAIPRFQREWDGKILAVVKPGQKPRTSHALEVDPCWPVTPEVQAARRDVVGAQPRVRRPLFRFD